A genome region from Arachidicoccus soli includes the following:
- a CDS encoding MlaE family ABC transporter permease produces MFSTLLTHIGRYLLMLKAMFSKPENFKMYWKEFMTQCYEIGYGSLPIVVIISIFLGAVTTVQTAYQLVSPLVPQATIAQIVRDSMLLELSPTVLSIVLAGVIGSKIASELGNMRVSEQIDALEIMGVSPSAYLVFPKIMASIVVIPCLVVISFVTGIWGGRVAGNFSGVISPNVFDMGVRQNFSSFSVVFALIKAYTFAFLISSISAYFGYNVKGGSLEIGRASTRAVVVSCIMVLLADYILAALLL; encoded by the coding sequence ATGTTTTCTACTTTACTCACTCATATCGGCAGGTATTTATTAATGTTGAAGGCAATGTTCTCAAAGCCTGAGAATTTTAAGATGTACTGGAAAGAGTTTATGACTCAGTGTTATGAAATTGGTTATGGTTCTTTACCGATTGTAGTGATTATTTCTATTTTCCTAGGTGCGGTAACGACTGTTCAAACGGCTTATCAATTAGTAAGTCCATTAGTGCCTCAAGCAACTATCGCACAAATTGTACGGGATAGTATGTTATTGGAGTTATCACCTACTGTGTTGAGTATTGTACTTGCGGGAGTTATCGGTAGTAAGATTGCTTCAGAGCTTGGGAATATGAGAGTCTCTGAGCAAATTGATGCTTTGGAAATTATGGGGGTGAGCCCTTCCGCTTATTTGGTTTTTCCAAAAATAATGGCCTCCATCGTTGTCATTCCATGTTTGGTTGTCATTTCTTTTGTTACTGGTATTTGGGGTGGACGTGTAGCTGGCAATTTTTCAGGAGTTATATCACCCAATGTTTTTGATATGGGGGTAAGACAGAATTTTAGCTCTTTTAGTGTTGTTTTTGCTTTGATAAAAGCGTACACTTTTGCATTTTTGATTAGTAGTATTTCTGCGTATTTTGGATATAATGTAAAAGGGGGCTCCCTTGAAATAGGCCGGGCAAGCACGAGAGCCGTAGTAGTTAGTTGTATTATGGTATTGTTGGCCGATTATATTTTAGCCGCACTCTTATTGTAA
- a CDS encoding YpdA family putative bacillithiol disulfide reductase has protein sequence MKDLDILIIGAGPIGLACAIEAQKAGLNYLIVEKGALVNSLFNYPLFMTFFSTADRLEIGNIPFMCLAPKPGRQEALEYYRSVANNKKLNINLYEKVEKVKKQLDEGFIVLTSKAEYKAKNVIVATGFYDIPIYMDIPGETLPKVRHYYKEPHEYVMQKILVVGANNSAVDAALEIWRKGGDVTMVIRGDKIGDRVKYWVKPDIENRIKEGSIKAYFNSELLEITDKEVKIKTAGKETIVLENDFVLALTGFRPNFEMLQNFGVEINQQEQCFPAHNLETMETNIPGLFLAGVVCGGLNTHKWFIENSRVHAVKIVEYILRKN, from the coding sequence TTGAAAGATTTAGATATTTTGATCATTGGCGCAGGCCCTATTGGCTTGGCATGCGCTATTGAAGCACAGAAAGCAGGACTGAATTATTTAATTGTAGAAAAAGGAGCATTGGTAAATAGCCTTTTCAATTATCCACTCTTTATGACTTTTTTTTCGACTGCTGATAGATTGGAAATTGGTAATATTCCCTTTATGTGTCTAGCTCCAAAACCAGGTCGACAAGAGGCTTTGGAATATTATAGAAGTGTGGCAAATAATAAAAAATTAAATATCAATTTATACGAGAAAGTTGAAAAGGTAAAAAAGCAACTGGATGAAGGTTTTATTGTTCTTACTTCAAAAGCGGAATATAAAGCCAAGAATGTAATTGTTGCTACGGGCTTTTACGATATTCCGATTTATATGGATATTCCGGGAGAAACCTTGCCTAAGGTTCGGCATTATTATAAAGAACCACATGAATATGTGATGCAGAAAATATTGGTTGTTGGCGCTAATAATTCAGCAGTAGATGCGGCTTTGGAAATATGGCGAAAGGGGGGAGACGTTACGATGGTGATTCGCGGCGATAAAATTGGTGATCGTGTCAAATATTGGGTAAAACCCGATATCGAAAATCGCATTAAAGAAGGAAGTATTAAAGCTTATTTTAATTCAGAATTATTGGAGATTACAGATAAAGAAGTAAAAATAAAAACTGCCGGGAAAGAAACAATTGTTTTAGAAAATGATTTCGTTTTGGCCCTCACAGGCTTTCGCCCCAATTTTGAAATGTTACAAAATTTTGGCGTTGAAATAAATCAACAGGAGCAATGTTTCCCAGCACATAACTTAGAAACAATGGAGACCAATATCCCAGGACTTTTTTTAGCGGGAGTTGTTTGTGGTGGGTTAAATACGCATAAATGGTTTATTGAAAACTCCAGAGTTCATGCTGTCAAAATTGTTGAATATATCTTACGAAAGAATTAG
- the uvrA gene encoding excinuclease ABC subunit UvrA produces MKKEKIKQLNNNDVIEVVGAREHNLKNIDISIPKNKMVVFTGVSGSGKSSLAFDTLYNEGQRRYMESFSAYARQFMGDMERPDVDKISGLSPVISIEQKTTNKNPRSTVGTVTEVYDFLRLLYARIGEAFSYNTGKKMVKFSEEEIVNDIFQKQFNQKIIILAPIVRGRKGHYRELFEETRKKGFLKMRIDGEVQDIKPNMQLDRYKIHDIEIVIDRLQVTDAMKVRLSQSVQQALKIGKELVFILINDSQKLEQYSKQLVCADTGISYEEPSPNSFSFNSPYGACPRCKGLGQVYAIATDLLIPDLSLSIKKGGLVALGEERSASVFQQVVQFAKKHKISLDKPLSELPKEQLDLLLYGDGDANRTIEIDMDDETIPQTYTGSYEGIIPMLKRWFTSSGSTDFLRDWVQKFMELKSCSVCEGQRLRKESLWFKIDKKNITELGEKDLDKLFEWFVDIEKRLSDKQNAIAKDILKEIRERLQFLLNVGLTYLTLNRPTRTLSGGESQRIRLATQIGSQLQGITYILDEPSIGLHQRDNHRLIDALEHLRDIGNSVLVVEHDKDIMLASDYLIDIGPRAGKYGGAIVFAGTPEEALKVNTDTAKYLNGTKSIAIPEERRNGNGNFIEIKGAKGNNLKSLNVKFPLGKLIVVTGVSGSGKSTLINETLYPILSQYCYKSKTNPLEYKSVKGLENIDKVIEIDQSPIGRTPRSNPATYCGFFTDIRQLFAALPESKIRGYTAGRFSFNVKGGRCDVCEGGGMRVIEMNFLPDVYVPCEKCNGKRYNRETLEIRYKGKSISDVLNMTVDEAVEFFQAIPSLYRKIKTLQDVGLGYIHLGQSAVTLSGGEAQRVKLSTELAKKDTGKTFYILDEPTTGLHFSDIQHLLNVVNKLADRGNTVLIIEHNLDVIKVADHIIDLGPEGGGGGGEILFEGTPEAMLKIKKGFTAKYLKEEMVSK; encoded by the coding sequence GTGAAAAAAGAAAAGATAAAGCAGTTGAATAATAATGATGTGATAGAAGTGGTAGGTGCACGTGAACATAACTTGAAGAACATTGATATTTCAATTCCTAAAAATAAAATGGTAGTCTTTACAGGAGTTTCAGGAAGTGGTAAATCTTCTTTGGCTTTTGATACCTTGTATAATGAGGGGCAGCGACGTTATATGGAAAGTTTTAGCGCTTATGCGCGGCAATTTATGGGTGATATGGAGCGACCCGATGTGGATAAGATTTCTGGATTAAGCCCCGTTATTTCTATTGAGCAAAAAACAACCAATAAAAATCCTCGTTCAACAGTAGGCACAGTAACAGAAGTATATGACTTTTTACGTTTGCTTTATGCACGCATTGGTGAGGCTTTTAGCTATAACACCGGAAAAAAAATGGTGAAGTTTAGCGAAGAGGAAATTGTAAATGATATCTTTCAAAAACAATTTAATCAGAAGATTATCATTCTTGCACCTATAGTGCGTGGACGCAAGGGTCATTATCGCGAACTATTTGAAGAAACGAGAAAAAAGGGTTTTTTGAAAATGCGTATCGATGGTGAAGTGCAGGATATTAAACCCAATATGCAACTGGATCGCTATAAAATTCACGACATTGAAATTGTGATTGATCGGCTGCAAGTAACTGATGCGATGAAAGTTCGTTTGTCGCAAAGCGTACAACAAGCATTAAAAATAGGTAAAGAACTTGTTTTTATTCTAATTAATGATTCGCAAAAACTGGAGCAATACTCCAAGCAGCTTGTTTGTGCTGACACAGGAATTAGTTATGAAGAACCTTCGCCTAATTCTTTCTCATTTAATTCACCTTATGGCGCTTGCCCTCGATGTAAAGGATTAGGACAAGTATATGCAATTGCTACCGATTTATTAATACCTGATTTATCTTTAAGTATTAAAAAAGGTGGATTAGTCGCCTTAGGTGAAGAACGCAGCGCCAGCGTGTTTCAGCAAGTTGTTCAGTTTGCTAAAAAGCATAAAATAAGTTTAGACAAACCCTTAAGCGAATTGCCAAAAGAGCAGTTAGATTTATTGCTATATGGCGATGGCGATGCCAATCGCACCATTGAAATTGATATGGATGATGAGACCATTCCACAGACATATACGGGTAGTTATGAGGGCATAATTCCAATGTTGAAAAGATGGTTTACTTCATCTGGAAGTACCGATTTTTTGCGCGATTGGGTGCAGAAGTTTATGGAGTTAAAATCTTGCTCTGTGTGTGAAGGACAGCGATTAAGAAAGGAAAGCCTATGGTTTAAAATTGATAAAAAGAATATTACAGAATTAGGAGAAAAAGATTTAGATAAGTTGTTCGAATGGTTTGTTGATATTGAAAAAAGATTATCCGACAAACAAAATGCCATCGCAAAGGATATTCTAAAAGAAATAAGAGAACGGTTACAATTTCTATTAAATGTAGGGCTTACTTATCTTACTTTAAATCGACCTACTCGAACATTAAGTGGGGGGGAGAGTCAGCGCATAAGACTTGCAACGCAGATAGGGTCACAGTTACAGGGCATTACATATATTTTAGATGAGCCATCTATTGGGCTACATCAAAGGGATAATCATCGATTGATTGATGCGTTGGAGCATTTGCGTGATATAGGTAATAGTGTTTTGGTCGTTGAGCATGATAAAGATATTATGCTTGCTTCTGACTATTTAATTGATATTGGTCCAAGAGCCGGAAAGTATGGTGGTGCTATTGTTTTTGCTGGTACTCCGGAAGAAGCGTTGAAGGTCAACACTGATACTGCGAAGTATTTGAATGGTACAAAAAGTATTGCTATCCCCGAAGAAAGAAGAAATGGCAATGGAAATTTTATTGAAATAAAAGGGGCAAAGGGCAATAATTTAAAAAGCCTAAATGTGAAATTTCCTTTAGGAAAATTAATTGTGGTAACGGGCGTAAGTGGTAGTGGTAAATCGACCTTGATAAATGAAACTTTGTATCCGATACTTTCTCAATATTGCTATAAATCGAAAACGAACCCTTTAGAGTATAAATCTGTAAAAGGTTTGGAAAATATTGATAAGGTAATTGAGATAGATCAGTCTCCCATTGGACGTACACCACGCAGTAATCCGGCAACCTACTGTGGCTTTTTTACTGATATAAGACAGTTGTTTGCTGCCCTGCCGGAATCAAAGATTCGCGGTTATACTGCCGGTCGCTTTTCTTTTAACGTGAAAGGAGGCAGGTGTGATGTTTGCGAAGGTGGAGGTATGCGTGTGATAGAGATGAACTTTTTGCCTGATGTATATGTACCTTGCGAAAAATGCAATGGCAAAAGATATAATCGAGAAACTTTAGAGATTCGATACAAAGGAAAGTCTATCAGCGATGTGCTGAATATGACAGTAGATGAAGCGGTGGAATTTTTTCAAGCAATTCCATCTTTGTATAGAAAAATAAAAACCTTACAGGATGTAGGGTTGGGTTATATTCATCTAGGGCAGTCGGCTGTAACCCTGAGTGGCGGTGAAGCGCAGCGGGTAAAACTTTCTACGGAGTTAGCTAAAAAAGATACTGGTAAAACATTTTATATTTTAGATGAACCTACTACCGGATTACATTTTAGCGATATTCAACACCTATTAAATGTAGTAAATAAATTAGCTGATAGAGGCAATACGGTTTTAATTATCGAGCATAATTTAGATGTAATAAAAGTGGCTGATCATATAATTGATCTTGGCCCCGAAGGAGGCGGCGGAGGCGGTGAAATCTTATTTGAGGGTACTCCGGAAGCAATGCTGAAAATTAAGAAGGGATTTACGGCAAAATATTTAAAAGAAGAAATGGTATCAAAATAG
- a CDS encoding IS630 family transposase, translating to MYFQDESRFGLFTKNGKALTARGVKPICPFQQVFQSTYLFGAFSPITGDKLLLELPHCNADWFQIFLDHLSNLHPNEYKIVVLDNGAFHHAKKLKIPENISLLFLPPYSPELNPAEKMWARYKRTFTNRLHKSLEQLSIFIEEVVKNTSKDTVISTCAYNYIFEGLFWTN from the coding sequence TTGTATTTTCAAGATGAGAGCCGTTTTGGCTTATTTACTAAAAATGGAAAAGCCCTAACCGCAAGAGGTGTCAAGCCTATCTGTCCCTTTCAACAAGTATTCCAGTCCACCTATTTATTCGGAGCGTTTTCGCCCATTACCGGCGATAAATTGCTGCTGGAACTGCCCCATTGCAACGCCGATTGGTTTCAAATATTCTTAGATCATTTATCAAATCTCCATCCAAATGAATATAAAATTGTAGTATTGGATAATGGAGCTTTTCATCATGCCAAAAAATTAAAAATTCCCGAGAATATTTCACTGCTTTTTTTACCACCTTATAGTCCGGAACTAAACCCTGCAGAAAAAATGTGGGCAAGGTATAAAAGGACTTTTACCAATAGGCTACACAAATCATTGGAGCAACTAAGTATATTCATAGAAGAAGTGGTAAAAAATACTTCAAAAGATACCGTCATTTCTACTTGTGCATATAACTATATTTTTGAAGGACTATTTTGGACTAATTAA
- a CDS encoding helix-turn-helix domain-containing protein has translation MSLPKQIHIVESIGELRKLQKASIPMIANRIKALIEFKKHEQKGISKRAVADNIGVNQNSVQTWRTMYINGGIEAVLNYQKQAGRPSGITKAEHKQIEAKLKDPKNGLRGYVELLDWMESEFNKTFAYNTVLKYCYRHFNSKIKVARKSHIKKDEEAVSTFKKTLVKPVKK, from the coding sequence ATGTCGTTACCCAAACAAATACATATAGTAGAAAGTATCGGAGAATTGCGCAAACTACAAAAGGCTTCGATTCCTATGATTGCCAATAGGATAAAAGCCCTAATAGAGTTTAAGAAGCATGAGCAAAAAGGCATTTCCAAAAGAGCCGTAGCCGATAACATTGGCGTAAATCAAAACAGTGTGCAAACTTGGCGCACGATGTATATAAATGGAGGGATAGAAGCGGTTTTAAACTATCAAAAGCAGGCCGGCCGTCCATCAGGCATTACCAAAGCAGAGCATAAACAAATAGAAGCAAAATTAAAAGATCCTAAAAATGGCTTACGGGGCTATGTAGAGTTATTGGACTGGATGGAATCGGAATTTAATAAAACCTTTGCGTACAATACTGTTTTAAAATATTGCTATCGCCATTTTAATTCCAAGATAAAGGTAGCCCGCAAAAGTCATATCAAAAAAGACGAAGAGGCTGTGTCCACTTTTAAAAAAACTTTAGTCAAACCTGTCAAAAAATAG
- a CDS encoding DEAD/DEAH box helicase, with amino-acid sequence MAFKNLSIIDPILKALEAEGYSSPTPIQSQAIPLVLERKDVLGCAQTGTGKTAAFAIPILQILYTAKRAVQGIKVLILTPTRELAIQIDESFASYGRYTGISHTVIFGGVSQLHQTNKLKNGVDVLIATPGRLLDLMGQGFINLKHLEIFVLDEADRMLDMGFIHDVKKVILKLPANRQTLFFSATMPPEIQKLADALLSNPAQVAVTPPSSTVDKIEQSLYYTNKADKPKLLLHLLKKYSIETALVFARTKHGADKVVKILHQANIKAAAIHGNKSQNNRQNALKGFKSGEINVLVATDIAARGIDIDDLKYVFNYDLPNVRETYVHRIGRTGRAGNAGTAISFCDLEERTELKDIQKLISKNIPVMEDHPYPIAAGTLAQKILPKQAQTSFKKQRPNNNNNRGGKPSNRNTKLAR; translated from the coding sequence ATGGCATTTAAAAACTTATCGATTATCGATCCTATCCTCAAAGCATTAGAAGCAGAAGGATACAGCAGCCCTACACCTATTCAGTCTCAAGCCATTCCTTTAGTATTGGAAAGAAAAGATGTATTGGGATGTGCTCAAACAGGAACAGGAAAAACAGCAGCTTTTGCTATTCCTATCTTACAAATTCTTTATACAGCCAAAAGAGCTGTGCAAGGAATAAAAGTTTTGATACTTACACCTACCAGAGAATTAGCTATTCAAATAGATGAAAGTTTCGCTTCCTATGGGAGGTACACAGGCATTTCTCATACCGTAATCTTTGGCGGGGTTTCACAGTTGCACCAAACCAATAAACTTAAAAATGGAGTAGATGTATTAATTGCAACACCTGGCAGATTATTAGACCTCATGGGGCAAGGTTTTATAAACTTAAAACATCTAGAAATCTTTGTACTTGACGAAGCAGATCGCATGTTGGATATGGGTTTCATACATGATGTAAAAAAAGTTATTTTAAAACTTCCAGCCAACAGACAAACACTTTTCTTCTCTGCGACTATGCCGCCAGAAATTCAAAAGCTTGCAGATGCCTTGCTATCAAATCCGGCTCAAGTAGCTGTAACGCCTCCTTCTTCTACTGTCGATAAAATAGAACAAAGCCTTTATTATACCAACAAAGCGGACAAACCAAAATTGTTATTGCATCTATTAAAAAAATATTCCATAGAAACCGCTCTCGTATTTGCACGAACCAAACATGGTGCTGACAAGGTGGTCAAAATATTACATCAAGCAAATATAAAAGCAGCGGCAATTCATGGAAATAAAAGTCAGAACAATCGCCAGAATGCTTTGAAAGGTTTTAAAAGTGGCGAAATAAACGTTTTAGTCGCTACAGATATTGCGGCTAGGGGCATCGACATAGATGATTTAAAATATGTATTTAATTATGACTTGCCAAATGTTCGGGAAACTTATGTACATCGCATCGGACGTACGGGTAGAGCCGGAAATGCAGGTACTGCAATTTCTTTTTGTGACTTGGAAGAAAGAACAGAACTAAAAGATATTCAAAAATTAATCAGCAAAAATATTCCTGTAATGGAGGATCACCCCTATCCTATTGCAGCAGGTACATTGGCACAAAAGATATTACCGAAGCAGGCGCAAACAAGTTTTAAAAAACAAAGACCCAACAACAATAATAATAGAGGTGGAAAACCTTCAAATAGAAATACTAAACTAGCTAGATAG
- a CDS encoding 2-hydroxyacid dehydrogenase: MKVFSTRIIPENGVELMQKAGLEVDQYSKTIQLTQEELIDICQEYDALISAGPNKLNEAFFKACPHVKAISLLSVGFDNVDIAAANKYKMAIGHTPDVVSAATADIAFFLMLAVSRKAFYMGNQIIEGNWDFIEPTANLGIEIYGKTLGIFGLGRIGIELAKKCKAAYNMRIIYHNRNHNQAAENELDAQYVSFEELLQQSDVLSVNANLSAETKNIFDKHSFQKMKPTSIFINTARGGLHNEDDLIEALRIRAIWGAGLDATNPEPIKKDSPLLFMPTVCVLPHIGTATVETRAAMADRAAQNIIAGLQGERMPFVANPEVYE, translated from the coding sequence ATGAAAGTTTTTAGTACAAGAATTATCCCTGAGAATGGGGTAGAATTAATGCAAAAAGCAGGATTAGAAGTAGATCAATATTCAAAAACAATTCAGCTAACACAAGAAGAGCTAATAGATATCTGTCAAGAATATGACGCATTAATCAGTGCCGGTCCGAACAAATTAAATGAAGCTTTTTTTAAAGCATGCCCCCATGTTAAAGCTATCTCATTATTGTCCGTAGGATTTGACAATGTTGATATTGCCGCGGCAAATAAATATAAAATGGCAATTGGGCATACACCAGATGTGGTAAGCGCAGCAACAGCAGACATCGCTTTCTTTTTGATGCTAGCCGTTTCAAGAAAGGCGTTTTATATGGGAAATCAGATTATCGAAGGAAATTGGGATTTCATTGAACCCACGGCGAATCTCGGCATTGAAATTTACGGAAAAACCTTAGGTATCTTTGGGCTAGGCAGAATAGGAATAGAATTAGCTAAAAAATGTAAAGCAGCATACAATATGCGCATTATCTATCATAATAGAAATCATAATCAAGCGGCAGAAAATGAATTAGACGCACAATATGTTTCTTTCGAGGAATTATTGCAACAAAGTGATGTATTATCTGTCAATGCTAATTTATCAGCCGAGACAAAAAATATTTTTGATAAACATAGTTTCCAGAAAATGAAACCAACGTCTATTTTCATCAATACTGCAAGAGGTGGACTACACAATGAAGATGATTTAATCGAAGCCTTACGAATAAGGGCTATTTGGGGCGCAGGTTTAGATGCCACCAATCCTGAGCCTATAAAAAAAGATAGTCCATTATTATTTATGCCAACTGTATGTGTACTTCCCCATATTGGGACAGCAACGGTGGAAACCAGAGCAGCAATGGCTGACCGAGCTGCGCAAAATATTATTGCCGGGCTGCAAGGCGAACGAATGCCTTTTGTTGCCAACCCAGAAGTGTATGAATAA
- a CDS encoding S8 family serine peptidase, whose protein sequence is MKKILLLLLGIAFLANQSHAQEMKAVPLNWHMLDYSTDSVYGISADKAYADLLKNKTSQKVIVGIVDAGADTAQEDLRNVIWHNPKEILGDGIDNDKDGYIDDYYGWNFLGGKNDTVNVTKDSYVADRVYFRYKPLFENVKNLRQVKKKNRALYDQWLKARTIELTLSPQYKEAKSLHSLAALLPRISDFKQLMLKDSFTLEDVKTYDPIDRKTSAEKQIYSILFSKVAAGTNNIELPVALKKLEDSLIVATGLPTTPPPNYRADIVKDNYNNFKDKYYGNGNINAGDVMHGTHVSGIIGAERNNGLGMDGIADNVALMELRAVPDGDEHDKDIALAIRFAVDHGAKVINMSFGKALSPNRQWVEDAIKYAQKHDVLLVHAAGNDGVDMTDNPNFPTQFYGKNDSKSFDNMITVGASGAMRGDLVAEFSNFGAKSVDVFAPGVQIYSTLPGKNSYGQLSGTSMASPVVSGVAAVIRSYFPKLTAPQVKQIIMQSVTKIDFPVTNPATGKEVPMKSLCISGGIVNLYNAIKLAEKMSN, encoded by the coding sequence ATGAAGAAAATATTATTACTATTATTGGGGATTGCTTTCCTGGCGAATCAAAGTCATGCCCAAGAGATGAAAGCGGTTCCACTCAATTGGCACATGCTCGATTATTCCACAGATAGCGTTTATGGCATTAGCGCCGACAAAGCTTATGCTGATTTATTAAAGAATAAAACATCTCAAAAGGTAATAGTTGGTATTGTTGATGCAGGTGCAGATACTGCTCAAGAAGACCTAAGAAATGTAATTTGGCACAACCCCAAAGAAATACTCGGCGATGGGATAGATAATGATAAAGATGGTTATATAGATGATTATTATGGATGGAATTTTTTAGGCGGCAAAAATGATACAGTTAATGTAACCAAAGATTCTTATGTGGCAGATCGTGTTTATTTTAGATATAAACCTCTTTTTGAAAACGTAAAAAATCTTCGTCAAGTAAAAAAGAAGAATCGCGCTTTATACGACCAATGGTTAAAAGCAAGAACTATTGAATTAACCTTATCACCTCAATATAAAGAAGCGAAATCCTTACATAGTTTAGCGGCTCTATTACCCAGAATCAGTGATTTTAAGCAATTAATGCTCAAAGATTCCTTCACATTAGAGGATGTAAAGACATATGACCCTATCGACAGAAAAACGAGCGCAGAAAAACAAATCTACAGTATACTATTTTCAAAAGTGGCAGCAGGAACGAATAATATCGAACTACCAGTAGCACTCAAAAAATTAGAGGACAGCTTGATTGTGGCTACAGGTTTACCTACAACTCCTCCGCCAAATTATCGTGCAGATATTGTAAAAGATAATTACAATAATTTCAAGGATAAATATTATGGCAACGGAAATATTAATGCAGGAGATGTTATGCATGGCACGCACGTTTCAGGAATCATAGGAGCTGAAAGAAACAATGGTTTAGGAATGGATGGCATTGCAGATAATGTAGCATTAATGGAATTAAGAGCAGTACCGGACGGCGATGAACACGACAAAGACATTGCCTTAGCTATTCGTTTTGCAGTAGATCATGGCGCCAAAGTTATCAATATGAGTTTTGGAAAAGCATTATCACCCAATCGCCAATGGGTAGAAGATGCCATTAAATATGCACAAAAGCACGATGTATTATTGGTGCATGCTGCAGGTAATGATGGTGTAGACATGACGGATAACCCTAATTTTCCAACTCAATTTTACGGAAAAAATGATAGCAAATCATTTGACAATATGATTACAGTCGGCGCAAGTGGTGCTATGAGGGGAGACCTTGTAGCGGAGTTTTCAAATTTCGGCGCTAAATCAGTAGATGTATTTGCTCCAGGGGTACAAATATATTCTACCCTTCCGGGAAAGAATAGTTATGGTCAGTTGAGTGGCACAAGTATGGCATCCCCAGTGGTTTCAGGAGTTGCAGCTGTCATTCGCTCTTATTTCCCTAAGCTTACTGCACCTCAAGTAAAACAAATCATTATGCAATCTGTGACTAAAATAGATTTTCCAGTTACCAACCCGGCAACAGGAAAAGAGGTTCCTATGAAATCTCTTTGCATCTCTGGTGGCATAGTAAATTTGTACAATGCAATAAAACTTGCTGAGAAAATGAGCAATTAG